A region from the Drosophila ananassae strain 14024-0371.13 chromosome 2L, ASM1763931v2, whole genome shotgun sequence genome encodes:
- the LOC6502489 gene encoding uncharacterized protein LOC6502489, with amino-acid sequence MNFSWLSVFILAIIAVAVSAGKCKAPFKKEGPNCVVDRVIRGECPHGSQFSANINKCVYKN; translated from the coding sequence ATGAACTTCTCCTGGCTGTCTGTCTTCATCTTGGCCATCATTGCTGTGGCTGTTTCGGCCGGAAAATGTAAAGCTCCATTTAAGAAGGAGGGACCTAACTGCGTGGTCGATCGTGTAATTCGCGGAGAATGCCCACACGGATCGCAATTCAGTGCCAACATCAACAAATGTgtctacaaaaattaa